A DNA window from Vigna angularis cultivar LongXiaoDou No.4 chromosome 1, ASM1680809v1, whole genome shotgun sequence contains the following coding sequences:
- the LOC108339873 gene encoding probable WRKY transcription factor 13 — MSTTSHTIAHHSLFEEQDQIPTQMGFFPFPSNLTLPPLGCHQSSLKAFTSITTPSSLAISQQDSSTSNLTETLFHKSTSTFGGAQFLSLHRSSLNPWALGEVSDCFGSKRSGFDDHHHLGISAMKMKKMKARRKVREPRFCFKTMSDVDVLDDGYKWRKYGQKVVKNTQHPRSYYRCTQDNCRVKKRVERLAEDPRMVITTYEGRHVHSPSNDLEDSSSPSQLGNFLW, encoded by the exons ATGTCAACAACTTCACATACCATTGCTCACCACAGCTTATTTGAGGAGCAAGATCAGATTCCTACACAGATGGGGTTCTTTCCCTTTCCATCAAACCTTACTTTGCCTCCTTTGGGTTGCCATCAATCCTCTTTGAAAGCCTTCACCTCCATAACAACACCTTCTTCACTTGCCATATCTCAACAGGATTCTTCTACATCAAATCTAACAGAAACCCTATTTCACAAGTCAACTTCTACCTTTGGAGGAGCTCAGTTCCTGTCCTTGCATAGATCCAGTCTAAATCCATG GGCACTGGGAGAAGTGAGTGACTGCTTCGGCAGTAAAAGAAGTGGATTTGATGATCATCATCATCTGGGAATTTCAGccatgaagatgaagaaaatgaaggcaAGAAGGAAGGTTAGAGAGCCTAGGTTTTGCTTCAAGACTATGAGCGATGTGGATGTATTGGACGATGGCTACAAGTGGAGGAAGTACGGACAGAAAGTTGTGAAGAACACGCAGCACCCCAG AAGCTATTACCGTTGCACACAAGATAACTGTCGTGTAAAGAAACGCGTGGAGCGCTTAGCGGAGGATCCGAGAATGGTGATAACAACATATGAAGGGAGACATGTTCACTCTCCATCAAATGATCTTGAAGATTCTTCATCTCCATCTCAACTTGGGAACTTCTTATGGTAG